The nucleotide window GAATCACGAACAGATCCCGCTGGGGATCGATCCAGACTGAAGAACCGCTGTAACCGGTGTGGCCGAACGACATCTCGGAGAAGAAACTGCCGCGCGGAGCGGAAAAAGGTGACTCGATGTCCCATCCCAGGCCGCGTACGATGGCGCCGTTGCCGTAAAAATAAGGGGCGGTCATCTGAGCCACCACCCGTTCGGAAAAGATGTGCCGTCCGTCGAGTGTGCCTCCGCGCAGGAGCAGGCGCGAAAAACGGGCCAGATCGGAGGCCGAGCTGAACAGGCCCGCATGGCCTGCGATGCCTCCCAATCGGCGGGCATTTTCATCCTGCACGACGCCGCTCACCAGGGTGTGGCTGGCGTTCTGCGTCGGTGCAATGGTAGTGGCGAATTCCGGTCCGGGCAGAAATGTGGTCGAATGCATTTCGAGCGGTCCGTAAATCTGCTCCCGGCAGAACGTGTCGAGAGTGGTGCCGGTAACCCGCCGGACGAGCTCACCCAGAAGGATGAAGTTGATGTCGGCATACTTGAAGCTGCTGCCCGGTATTTTTCCGTTTTTCCGGAAGGCAGCCTTCTGTATTGCGGCACTCAGTGTGGCTTCGTTGTTGAAGGAGGTGTCGTCCAGACCCGAGGTATGGGTCAGCAGGTTGAGGATGGTGATGTCTTCCCGCCCGGTTCCCTCGAATTCGGGGAACCAGCGGGTCAGCGGGTCCATCAGGGAGATGCGCCCTTCTTCCAGCAGTTTCATTACGGCCGGCGTGGTGGCGAATACCTTGGTCAGCGACGCGATGTCGAACAGCGTCCGATCGTTCAGAGGGGGAGCGTTCTCATTGGCATTGAGCCGGCCCCGCGCAGTGCTGTAGAGGATGCCGTCCCGATTGCCGATCACGACAACCCCTCCGGCGATCAGATTGCGGTTGGTGGCGCTTTCGAGGATAAAGTCGATGGTGGTGAGGCCATCGAATTCCAACAGGTCTTCAGCGGCAAAAGCCTGAACGGGAGCACAGAGGAGCCAGACAGTCAGCAGGACGACGATACGATGCACTACGATCTTCCTTGATAAAGTGTGAAGCTGTACTGACCGCCGGCTCTCTCTCAGGTCCGATAATCGGCGTTGATACTGACATAATCGTGGGAGAGGTCGGAGGTGTAGACGGTAGCCATGCCCCTGCCCAGTCCGAGATCCACAACGACGCGGAACTCCTTTTTCCTGAGTACTTCGCTGCCGCGCTGTTCGGCATCGCCACCGGCAAAGACCCCTTTGCTGGCCATGCAGACATCGTCGAAGTGCAGGTTGAGTTTTGCAGGGACCACTTCGGCTCCCGAGTAGCCGACAGCGGCGAAAATGCGCCCCCAGTTGGCGTCCTGGCCGAAGAAGGCCGTTTTGACGAGGCTTGAATTGGCAATGGACAGGGCGGCCCGCTTGGCGTCCTGATCGTTTTTTGCGCCGGTTACGCAAATTTCCACGAACTTGGTGGCCCCTTCGCCGTCCCTGACGATCTGCTTGGCCAGTGAGAGCAGCACCTCGTGCAGCAGTTCTTCGAAAATCGCTGCCTCGGGGGTATCCTCCTGGATCGGTGGATTGCCGGCCGCGCCGTTGGCCATGATCAGGCAGGTGTCGTTGGTTGACATGTCGCCGTCGACGGTGATGGCGTTGAAAGAAGCATCCACCGCGCGCCGGAAGGCCTTGTCCAGGAAGGCGGGCTCCACGGCGGCATCGCTGATGATGAAGGAGAGCATGGTCGCCATGTTGGGCATGATCATGCCGGCTCCCTTGGCAATGCCGGCCACGCTGTAGCTGATGCCGCCCGCTTGGCCGCTGCGTGCCTCCATCTTGGGGAAGGTGTCGGTGGTCATGATGGCCTGGGCGATATCATCGAGCGTACCGGAGGAGAGGCCTTCGACCAGGCCGGGGATGGCTGCCGTTATCCGTTCCTGAGGCATCTGGACGCCGATTACTCCGGTGGATGACACCTGGATTCCCTCATCGGCAATGCCGAGGGCCTCCGCCACCAGCCGGGAGGTGTCGCGCGCAACCAGCATGCCGGCTTCGCCGGTGCAGGCGTTGGCGTTGCCGCTGTTGACGATCAGGGCCTGAACCCGACCGCTTCTGATGCGTTCCATCGACAGGAGCACCGGGGCAGCCTTGACGGCGTTCCGCGTGAATACGGCACTGGCGGCTGCCGGCACTTCCGAGTAGATCAGGGCCAGATCCTTCCGGCCCGGTTTTTTTATGGCCGCCTCGACGGCGGAGAATTGAAAGCCTTTGATGTCCATGGTCGTCTCCTTCGGAGACAGATTGAGGCTGAGATTGAGGTTAAGCAAAATCCTCAACCTTAACCTCAGCCTTAACCTGTTTTTTTTACTTTCCGCAGCACTTCTTGTATTTTTTGCCGCTGCCGCAGGGGCAGGGATCGTTTCTTCCCGCCAGTTTGGCGCTCTTGGCCGGCTCCTGCGGGCGATCTTCGTCTGCCAGATTGAAGACCAGCTTCTTGCTGCGCTGTTCCTCTTCCAGTTCCTCCAACTCCGCTTCGTGCTCCATCCGGACCCAGAAAATCGAGCTTATCGATTCCTCGCGGATACGGATGATCATCTCCATGAAGAGGTTGTAGGCCTCTTTCTTGTATTCCTGCTTCGGATCCTTCTGGCCGTAGCCGCGCAGCCCGATGCCCTCTTTGAGGTGGTCGATGTTGAGCAGGTGGTCTTTCCACTGCTTGTCGATCGCATCCAGCATGAAATACTTGATCAGGCGATCCATGTCCTCCTCGCCGATTTCAGCGGCTTTGGCACGGAAGATTTCAAGGGCCTGCTCCTTGAGGGTATCGCGGAAGTTCTCCGGATTGAGCCGCGAGAGTACCTCCTCGGGCAGATCCAGCTGCAGATTGAAACACTTGAACACGATCTCGCCGATACCGTTCCAGTCCCATTCGCGGGCCGAAACCTTGTCCGGGCAGTAGGAGGCGACGATCTCCTCGACAGTCTCGTCCAGCATCTCCAGAAAACTCTCGCGGATCTCCTGGCCCGCCAGAATCTCGCGGCGCTGGGTATAAATCACTTCGCGCTGCTTGTTCATGACATCGTCGTACTCGATCAGATGCTTGCGGATATCGAAGTTGTGGGCCTCCACCTTCTTCTGGGCGTTTTCGATCGACTTGGTGATCATGGTGTGGGTGATGGCTTCCCCCTCTTCGATCTTGAGCAGGTCCATGATCTTGGCCACCCGCTCGGAGCCGAAGATGCGCAGCAGGTCGTCCTGCAGCGAGAGGTAGAACTTTGACGACCCGGGGTCCCCCT belongs to Geobacter sp. SVR and includes:
- a CDS encoding serine hydrolase; this translates as MHRIVVLLTVWLLCAPVQAFAAEDLLEFDGLTTIDFILESATNRNLIAGGVVVIGNRDGILYSTARGRLNANENAPPLNDRTLFDIASLTKVFATTPAVMKLLEEGRISLMDPLTRWFPEFEGTGREDITILNLLTHTSGLDDTSFNNEATLSAAIQKAAFRKNGKIPGSSFKYADINFILLGELVRRVTGTTLDTFCREQIYGPLEMHSTTFLPGPEFATTIAPTQNASHTLVSGVVQDENARRLGGIAGHAGLFSSASDLARFSRLLLRGGTLDGRHIFSERVVAQMTAPYFYGNGAIVRGLGWDIESPFSAPRGSFFSEMSFGHTGYSGSSVWIDPQRDLFVILLTIRLDYRDTRQFNRLRSDISTLAAAAFWPSGRGRLRSDHDLLKP
- the argJ gene encoding bifunctional glutamate N-acetyltransferase/amino-acid acetyltransferase ArgJ, with amino-acid sequence MDIKGFQFSAVEAAIKKPGRKDLALIYSEVPAAASAVFTRNAVKAAPVLLSMERIRSGRVQALIVNSGNANACTGEAGMLVARDTSRLVAEALGIADEGIQVSSTGVIGVQMPQERITAAIPGLVEGLSSGTLDDIAQAIMTTDTFPKMEARSGQAGGISYSVAGIAKGAGMIMPNMATMLSFIISDAAVEPAFLDKAFRRAVDASFNAITVDGDMSTNDTCLIMANGAAGNPPIQEDTPEAAIFEELLHEVLLSLAKQIVRDGEGATKFVEICVTGAKNDQDAKRAALSIANSSLVKTAFFGQDANWGRIFAAVGYSGAEVVPAKLNLHFDDVCMASKGVFAGGDAEQRGSEVLRKKEFRVVVDLGLGRGMATVYTSDLSHDYVSINADYRT